From the genome of Miscanthus floridulus cultivar M001 chromosome 10, ASM1932011v1, whole genome shotgun sequence, one region includes:
- the LOC136486582 gene encoding CASP-like protein 1U3: MHDEKKESKWATAVSIAGRIAGMGLAVPAAVLMATASQCTVYAAYGARPRTVTYSDFPPFVYLVGAASIAAFLEAIAIFLVVWKKGKDKTAKVLMPLLGVAVPALLYSATGAAFAAVADMSYCSANGRRVSVCAGSAAAGSVSGSNFCSQVHISVYLLLAAAVAVSVAEVVRGVGGSAYGGDSDSDSSSSSESGGCDHGCHHKH, translated from the coding sequence ATGCACGACGAGAAGAAGGAATCCAAGTGGGCGACGGCGGTGAGCATCGCCGGCCGCATCGCGGGCATGGGCCTGGCGGTGCCGGCGGCGGTGCTGATGGCCACGGCGAGCCAGTGCACCGTGTACGCGGCTTATGGCGCGCGGCCGCGGACTGTCACCTACAGCGACTTCCCGCCCTTCGTCTACCTGGTGGGCGCCGCCTCCATCGCGGCGTTCCTAGAGGCCATCGCCATCTTCCTCGTCGTGTGGAAGAAGGGCAAGGACAAGACGGCCAAGGTGCTCATGCCGCTGCTGGGCGTCGCCGTGCCCGCGCTGCTCTACTCGGCGACCGGAGCCGCGTtcgccgcggtggctgacatGTCCTACTGCTCCGCCAACGGCAGGCGCGTCAGCGTCTGCGCCGGTAGCGCCGCCGCCGGTAGTGTCAGCGGCAGCAACTTCTGCAGCCAGGTGCATATCTCCGTCTACCTCTTGCTGGCCGCGGCCGTTGCCGTGTCCGTCGCCGAGGTGGTCAGGGGCGTCGGAGGCTCGGCGTACGGCGGAGATTCGGACTCGGACTCCAGCTCCAGCTCCGAGTCCGGCGGTTGTGACCATGGGTGCCACCACAAGCATTAG